One [Clostridium] saccharolyticum WM1 DNA segment encodes these proteins:
- the ytvI gene encoding sporulation integral membrane protein YtvI, whose protein sequence is MDYEKRKRFIVNLLYGGQIALLVYITVKYGFGLLAPFLLAFLFAYILKTPARFISQKTKLPYKPVVLLLVLLFYSIIGLLLVLLGIKLVTSTIDMVSVLPSVYTAEIEPALSAFFNGIEQIIFKMDPALVAALNDMFSQFVQSIGELVTNLSVQSVSALSGYASSLPGIFIKLLLMVISTFFIAGDYDMLVGFASRQLSDKARALLLQVKNYVVGTLFVCIRSYALIMSITFVELAIGLSIIGVPNAILIALAISIFDILPVLGTGGIMIPWTVITAIQGNYPLAIGLLVVYLIITVIRNILEPKIVGSQIGLHPIVTLASMFVGAQLFGVFGLFGFPILLSLLRHLNDTGTIKLFK, encoded by the coding sequence ATGGACTACGAAAAACGAAAACGATTTATAGTAAATCTGCTCTATGGCGGTCAGATTGCGTTACTTGTATATATTACCGTGAAATATGGATTTGGGCTGCTTGCGCCGTTTTTACTGGCATTTTTGTTTGCATATATTCTAAAAACGCCCGCAAGGTTTATATCCCAAAAAACCAAGCTGCCTTATAAGCCTGTGGTCTTGCTGCTGGTGCTTTTGTTTTACAGCATAATTGGACTACTGCTGGTGCTTTTGGGTATCAAGCTGGTTACCTCCACAATCGACATGGTATCGGTATTGCCTTCAGTTTACACAGCGGAAATTGAGCCGGCGCTTAGTGCCTTTTTTAATGGCATTGAACAAATCATCTTCAAGATGGACCCCGCACTTGTTGCGGCACTAAACGATATGTTTTCCCAGTTTGTTCAGTCTATTGGAGAGCTTGTGACAAACCTGTCTGTGCAATCTGTAAGTGCGTTATCCGGTTACGCTTCGTCTTTGCCGGGGATTTTCATCAAGCTTCTGCTTATGGTCATCTCCACGTTTTTCATTGCAGGCGATTACGATATGCTGGTGGGCTTTGCCTCTCGACAGCTATCCGATAAGGCCAGAGCGCTGCTACTGCAAGTAAAGAACTATGTGGTGGGCACGCTCTTTGTCTGCATCCGTTCCTATGCCTTGATTATGAGCATCACCTTTGTAGAGCTTGCCATCGGGCTGTCCATTATCGGTGTTCCCAATGCAATTTTAATTGCATTGGCTATCTCCATCTTTGACATTCTACCCGTGCTGGGTACCGGCGGTATTATGATTCCATGGACGGTAATTACTGCCATCCAAGGAAACTATCCGTTGGCAATCGGGCTGCTGGTGGTTTATTTAATTATTACAGTTATCCGCAACATACTGGAACCCAAAATCGTAGGCAGTCAAATTGGGCTACATCCAATTGTCACCTTGGCCAGTATGTTTGTGGGGGCGCAGCTTTTCGGTGTGTTCGGTCTGTTCGGTTTTCCGATATTGCTTTCTCTATTGCGGCATCTCAATGACACAGGAACAATTAAACTGTTCAAATAA
- a CDS encoding DMT family transporter has product MAVILALLAGVFTAVESSINSQLGKQITPSIATLHSLATGAVFMLIISLVRGSSSRYIQVFSISPVWLIGGFFGAMIIYLSSRAIPVLGVSKALTLILTAQIITGLLIDLFFEGVRIDFYKVFGVLFLLLGANLVIR; this is encoded by the coding sequence ATGGCAGTTATTTTAGCGTTACTGGCAGGAGTTTTTACTGCGGTTGAGTCCAGCATCAACTCCCAGCTTGGTAAGCAAATCACTCCCAGCATTGCCACGCTTCACAGCCTTGCAACGGGAGCAGTTTTTATGCTTATCATCAGTTTGGTGCGTGGATCATCTTCACGATACATACAGGTTTTCTCAATTAGTCCCGTTTGGCTCATCGGTGGTTTCTTTGGGGCAATGATCATCTATCTATCCTCACGAGCCATTCCTGTGCTTGGTGTTTCAAAAGCCTTGACACTGATTCTTACTGCACAAATCATAACCGGTCTTTTGATTGATTTGTTTTTTGAAGGGGTTCGTATTGATTTTTATAAAGTGTTCGGTGTACTGTTTTTACTTCTTGGCGCAAACCTTGTTATACGTTAA
- a CDS encoding conjugal transfer protein TrbL family protein: MFIWDFVMGDVMDQIINWFYGHLVGFLADFFAQMGNMGVELFDMTWVQSIVLFFSYLAWALYGIGLVVSCFETGIEYQYGRGSVKDAALNAIKGFMAVSLFTTAPIELYKLSVNLQSSLANGLTGHGSGIGDLANSIIGELGKINDVSMIGSAGVFGGLSTITSPIMGLFIVILMGYAVIKVFFANLKRGGILLIQIAVGSLYMFSVPRGYIDGFIQWTKQIIGLCLTTFLQATILTAGLMVVKDHALLGLGLMLSAGEVPRIAGAFGLDTSTKANVMSAVYTAQAAVNTTRTIAQAIPK; encoded by the coding sequence TTGTTTATATGGGATTTTGTCATGGGAGATGTGATGGACCAGATCATCAACTGGTTTTATGGCCATCTGGTTGGTTTCCTTGCGGATTTCTTTGCCCAGATGGGCAACATGGGCGTAGAGCTGTTTGATATGACTTGGGTGCAGAGCATCGTTCTGTTCTTTTCGTATCTAGCTTGGGCTCTTTATGGAATAGGGCTTGTCGTATCGTGTTTTGAAACTGGTATTGAATATCAGTATGGAAGAGGAAGTGTGAAAGATGCAGCGCTCAATGCCATTAAGGGCTTTATGGCGGTCAGTTTGTTCACAACAGCACCCATCGAACTCTACAAGCTTTCAGTGAATCTACAATCGAGTTTGGCCAATGGCCTTACGGGACATGGAAGCGGAATTGGGGATCTTGCCAACAGTATCATTGGAGAACTCGGAAAGATAAATGATGTCTCGATGATTGGAAGTGCTGGGGTATTTGGTGGTCTTTCAACAATTACCAGCCCCATCATGGGACTCTTTATTGTGATTCTCATGGGATATGCGGTCATCAAGGTGTTCTTCGCAAACCTTAAGCGAGGAGGCATTCTACTTATACAGATTGCAGTCGGAAGCTTATATATGTTCTCAGTACCAAGGGGTTACATCGATGGCTTCATCCAATGGACGAAGCAAATCATCGGACTGTGTTTGACCACTTTCCTACAGGCGACCATCTTGACTGCTGGACTTATGGTCGTGAAAGATCACGCCTTGCTTGGCCTTGGGCTGATGCTTTCAGCAGGAGAAGTGCCAAGGATTGCAGGTGCATTTGGTCTGGACACTTCGACCAAAGCAAATGTAATGAGTGCGGTTTATACCGCTCAGGCAGCGGTGAACACGACAAGAACGATAGCACAGGCAATACCAAAATAG